CCCTGGCACTCCCACAATCGGGAACAAATCGCCGGGCTTACACTGACGGCATGTCAAGGTTCCTGTCTGCCGCCCTCACACTCAGCTTGCTGGCCGCCCCGGCGACACAGACTGCCGCCGCGCAAAACGCCGCCGGGCAGTCTCTGAAAACCGTCCACATCGGTCTGGGCTACATCCCCAATGTGCAGTTCACGCCGTTTTACGTCGCCAACCGGCTGGGCTATTTCAAGGCCGAGGGGCTGAATGTCGAGTACCAGCACGGCAACGTGTCCGATCTGATGCCGCTGCTGCTCCAGGGCAAGCTCGACTTCGTGGTGGGCGACCCGGAAGACGCCGTCTTCACGCGCGTGGCGGGCCAGCCGGTCAAGTACATCATGGCCCTCTACCAGAAAGTGCCGGTGACGGTCTTCAGCCTGGCGTCCAAGAATATTCGCAACGCCGCCGACCTGAAGGGCAAGACCATCGGCATTCCCGGTCCCTTCGGTCAGACCTATTTTGCGCTGGGGGCGCTGCTCGACTCGGCGGGCCTCAAAGAAAGCGACGTGAAACTCGCCTCCATCGGCTTTACCCAGCTCGAAGCGGTGCGCGGCGGGCGGGTGGACGCGGCAGTGGGCTATGTCAACAACGAGGTGGTGAACCTCAAGGCGGCGGGCGTGCCGATCAACACCCTCGACGTGACGGCGGCCTACCCGATGGTGGGCGTGGGCCTGATGACCACCGAGAAGAACCTGAGCGGCGATCTGGCCAAGAAAGTGGTGCGGGCCTCGCAGCGGGCCATGCGCCTGACCATCAACGATCCGGCCCGCGCCTTCAAGATCGGGCTGAATGATTTCAAGAGTGGCGGCGGCAGCCTGGCGGTGCTCCAGGCGAGCGTGCCGCTGATGCAGAGCGCCCTGACCCGAGTGAACGGCCTGGGCTACAGCGACCCCGCCGCCTGGAGCAAGGCGGTGGCCTACCTGCAAAAGCAGGGCAAGGTGCCCGCCAGCGCCAAAGCCAGCGACTTTTACAGCAACGCGGCGGTGAGCAAGACCTTGAAGTGAATTGGTTGCGGACGTAAAGCAGTAGGCATCCTGGCCTAGCCGCCGCACTGCGCCTGCCTCATGGCCCACTCACCTGCTAAGCTGGAGCCAACACCGAAAGGAGGTGCAGCAAAATGACTGACAACAACTTTGTTTTCGTTTCCGCCGTCCGGGGAACCCTGGTTCCCGCCGCCCCACGTTCTGTCTTTGATCCACGGAGTCTGCATGCTGCACTTCCCACCGGCTTTCTTCCAACCAGTTAAACTTCAAGGTCCCACTTGAAGGACCAGACGCCAGACCGCCAGTACGGCGAGGACGCCGATCAGGGCCTGAAGATCAGCCGCAAGCGCCGCAAACCCCAGGGCAAGCGCAAACTGGCGACCCTGAGCGTGGGCACCGACACTAAAGACCCGGTGCTGACGCAGCTCGAAGAGCTGGGCCTGATCGGTGACGTGCTGGCCGAGATCAAGAGCGGCAAGGAAGCCACCGTCTACCTTGCCGAAGGCGACCCCGATCTGGGCGTGCCAGGGTTGATCGCCCTCAAGATCTACCGCGACGTGGCGGCCCGCAGCTTCAAGAACACCGGCGAGTACGGCACCGGGCTGGCCCGCAGCAGCGACGCCGTGGCCAAGGCGATTGCCAAGCGCGGCTCGAAGGGCGCGGCGGCACTGCAAGATCTGTGGGTCGCCAGCGAGTACCTGGTGCTGTGGCAGCTCTGGCAGGCCGGGCTGAATGTGCCCGAGCCGCTGGTCGGCCCCGATCCGTTCGATTATGTCCAGACCAGTCCCGCCGTGCTGATGCGTTTTGTGGGCGATGAGGACGCGCCCGCGCCGAGGCTGAGTGACATTCGCCTGACGCCGGAAGACGCCAGGATCGCCTGGCAGCAGGCCCTGGAAGGCATGGCGCGGCTCCTCAAACTGGGCCTGGTTCACGGCGACTACAGCACCTACAACCTCCTGTGGTGGGAGGGGAGCGTGATGATGATTGATTTTCCGCAGGTCAGTGACCAGACCAATCCCAATTTCCAGTCGCTGCTCAAGCGCGACGCGGGCAGCTTGGCGCTGAGCTTCAAGCGCCTGGGCATCCGCGAGGACGCCGAGAGCACCCTGCGTGAGGTGCAGCGCCTGGCCCGGATTCTGGAAGACAAACCCCGCCTGACCTTGCCGTAAGGAGCGCGGGCCCGAGTCGCCTCCGAAGGTGGGGGCGGATTTTTTTGGTGGCCGGTCCGGATTCCGTTTGTTGCGGGCCAGACGCTTGCCGAATCCTTCAGCGAAGTAAAGTGCCGTCCGTCCTCACGGCAGCGGCACCTCCACTCGGGTGCGCCTCGACCAGTGCAGGTTCAGGGCCAGCAGCAGCAGGGCCACATTCAGCCCGGCAATCACCACAAAGAGGGTGCGCGGTTGGGCGCTGAAGATGGCTCCGGCCAGCCCCGCCGCCGGGACCGACACCAGCAGCGTCAGGGTCTGCACCGCCGAGTAGAGGTCCGCCGTGCCCTGCTGGGGCAGGTGACTGAACAGCACCGCGTCCCGGTAGGTCTGGGTGAGGAAGGTGGCCCCGGCCAGCAGGCTGACCACCAGCAGCAGCGCGCCCAGGTTTCCAACTGGAATCAGCAGCAAGGCCACTGCGCCGAGTAGGCCCAGCACCCGCGTGAACACCAGCGTCCGCTCGGCACTCACCGCAGACAGCCGCCGCAGCACCAGGCTGTACATCAGAATGGTCGTGACCGCCGTTGCCACCGGCACCAGCGACACCGCCCGCGCCCCGAAGCCCAACGCACCGCTGAAAAACAGAATCTGAAAGAGATTCATCTGCTCGGCGAACACCGTCAGCACGTAAAAGGCCACCACGCCCTTCAGCCCCGGTCTGCGCCCCAGGGTCCGCACCAGTTGCGGGGTGCGGGCCAGGCTCTGCCAGGGATTGAGGTCCCGGTGCTCCTGCATGGCCGCCTCGCCGCGCTGGGTTTCCTGGGTCAGGGCGTTGCGCCACACGAACATCACCGTCATGCCGACTGCGCCCAGCAGGTAATAGACCCGCAAGGTCGCCACCACCCCCCGGCTGGCGATCACCAGGCCGATCAGCGGCGTCAGCAGCCCGGCGAAGGCGTTGATCAGGTTGATGATCCCGAACACCCTGGCCTGCTGGCGCTCCTCGACATCTTCGATCAGCAGCAGACTCCACGACACCGCCACAATCCGCCCGCTGGCGCTCAGGAAGGCGGCCAGCGCGAAGGCCGCGAAGCTGTGGGCAAAAGCCCAGACGATCATCGGCAGGCTCCACGAGATCAGGTCCCAGATCAGGGTGGTGCGGCGGCGGCCCAGCCGGTTGGTGATCGGCGCGGCCAGCAGCTGAAAGCCGAACGAGCAGGCCAGCGTGAACGACCCCAGCAGCCCGATCTGGGTGCTGCTCAGGCCCACGCCGCTCATGTACAGCGGCGCGTAATACAGCACGACCACGCCGAATATCCCCCACAACGGCTCCATCCGGATGGAATTGCGGGCGTTGCGTGGCAGGTCGGTGAGCGAGGGCAGCAGTCTCAAGAAAAAGAACCGGGCAGCGTGGGGCGGGCGAAAGGCATAGGATTCCAGCCTACTCCGGTCTACTCCCCGGCGCGGCTTGCCAGCATCAGGTCCAGCAGCGCCCGGTCCACCTGATAGCCGCCAATCTCCTCGTACACCACGCCGGGCCGCCCGTGATTGACGATGCCGAAGACGCCCTCGAATTCCCACAGCGCGTAGCCCCAGCCGTACTCCTTGAAGAGGCTGAACAGGTCCTTGAACCACCGCAGGGCCACATGTTGAGGCGTGTAGACGTAGCAGCCGAACTCCCCGATATGCACGGGTGCGCCCGCCGCCTGCACCTCGCGCCAGGGCTGGTAGAAGTCGTGCAACGCTGCCCGGTTCCAGACCCGCCCCTCGTAGACGGTGCCGGGGTATTCGGGGGCCGCGCCCGGCGTGTTCCAGCCGTTCCACCAGGGCGCGCCCCAGTGGCTGACCGCGTAAGGCTGGTAGGCCCGCCCGCTTTGCGTCACGCCCAGATGCGCCAGCTCCGGCATGGCGATGTTGCCGCCGCCGAGGCCGTCGATGACGACGGGGCGGGTGGGGTCAACAGCGCGAATCGCCTCCACCGTCCGGGTAATCAGCGCGGCGTGAATGTCCCTCGTCAGGCCCCGCGTGCCGATGTCGGGCGGCTCGTTGACCAGATCGAAGCTGAGATCATCGGCGCTGACGCCTTTGTAGCGCCGGGCAAACGTTTCCCACAAAAAGACAAAGCCGTCCTGCGCCACAGCGTCGGTCCATAAATTGTCGCGCTCCAGTTCCTGCCCGTTGATGCAGTAGCCGGGGGCGCGGTGCAGGTTGAGACTGAGGTGAATGCCGCGCGACTGGCAGGCCGCGAGGTAACGGTCCAGGTATTCGAAGACCGCTTCGTCGGGGTTTTGGTAATCGAAATCCTTCGTCCAGAACTGGTAATTGGTGGGAATCCGCACGAAATTGAAGCCGTATCGGGCCATGAAATCCAGCGCCTGCCCGTTGGGTTCTTTGGGGTGTGTTCCCTCTTCCCAGTGATACATCCACTGAAAATTGAAGCCGTAATAGGTCATGCGTCTCCCTTCAGGTCATCACGACAGGTTTGATGGTGCCCTGCCCAAATTCAAGTTTGTCGATGCACAGCACCCGCGCCCCCGGATCGGTGTTACCGATGACGCGGCGGTGGTAGACGATCAGCCATTCGTCCATCTCCGGTAGGTGAAGGTAGCCGTGGTGGCCGGGGCCTTCCGCAACTGGAGGCTGGCTTTTCAGCACAACGCCGCGTGCCTCGAATGGGCCGTAAGGGCTGCCACTCACGCCGTAGGCCACGCTGTAGGTGCCGTCCACCCAGTCGCCCTGTGACCACATCAGGAAATACTGGCCGTCTTTTTTGATCATGCAGGGCGCTTCACAGTAGCCGTGCGGCGTGACACCACGCAGACTGCCGGGCACGATCCCGGTCATCTCATCGTTCATCACCGCAACATTGCAGTGCTTCCAGCCACCGTAATACAGATACACCGTGCCGTCGTCGTCTTTGAAGAGATGGGCATCTATCGGTTGCGCTCCGCCGATGAAACGGTCGATCATCGGTTGGCCCAGGAGGCCGCGAAACGGCCCGGCAGGCGAGTCCGAGACGGCGATTTCCAGCCCACCGACCTGCTCGTCGTTCAGGATGTCGTTACTGGCGAACACCAGAAAGTAGCGCCCGCCTTTTTCAATGATGGTCGGTGCCCAGACTGCCCGCCAGATCCAGGGAAAGTCGGCCATCTGGATGACGCCCTCGTGCTTGTCCCAGTGAACCAGGTCGGCAGAGCTGAAGGCGTCGATGTTGAGCTGCTGGGTGTAGTCGGTGGCCGAACGGGTGGCGTAGATCCAGTATTTGCCCTCGTAGAAACGGGCCTCGGGATCGGCGTAGAAGCCGGGAACGATGGGATTGGCAGGGAGGTTCAAGATCGGTTCTCCTGGATTGAAAGGGCGAGTTCGAGGTGCAGAGTGACGGCGCGGCGGGGCGAGAGTTTCAGCGCAACAGCTCCATCTGACATGGGCAGTTCTTCCTCTTTACTGCCAAACAGATCGCAACGCCACGCCCGCCCAATCTTCAACAACGCCGAACCGACATGCACGGTCTGTCCCTCGTCGCTGGCATTCAGCAGTGAGAGCAGCACGCCGCCTACTCCAGACTTGAGCTGCATGGTCAGCACTGGCACGTCCGGAAGGCGCAGCAGCGTTCCGCTCACGGGCAGGTGGGGCGGCGTCACGCCCGGCTCCCCGAAATGCTGGGTCAGCGGCGCGGCATGTTCGGTGTCGAGGCCAAAGCGGTGGGCACGGGCCTCGTCGAACGGCCCAGCATAGGGCTGAATGCGGTACCGGGCCGTGACCAGCCCCGGCTGCACCGGCTGGAAATTGGTTTCCCAGTAATTGTTGGTGATCCAGCCGAGAAACATGGGCCGCTCCAGCACAAATTCTGATTGCGCTTGTCCGAAATGGAAATCACCGAGCTGCACCATCGGGTTTTCCGGCAGGGCGATGGTCACGCCGCATTCGCCGTTGTTGAAATCGGCCCAGCCCTGCACCGTGAAATAGTCGCGGCAGACGCCGGGCAACTGGTCCCGCCCCGGCACGATAGGCTGCCCGGCAATATTCAGCCGAATGTCTGCGCCGGACAGGCTGAAGGGAAACAACAGATAGGTGGCCTGCGGATGCGAATCCTGATTCATCTCCCACTCGGCCTCGCACTCGATCCAGTCGGCGTGCATGGGCAGAAAGACGCGCTGGGCGAGCTGGCCCACTTGGGGATGCTCCAGCAGTTGCTCCACGGCCACGCCCAGCAGTGTGCGGTAGACCAGGTGAGAGGTGACGCGGGTCGGCGCAGTCCGATTAGCCTTCCAGCCGGACTGCCAGCCGCTCACGTCCTCGGCAATGGGCGTCCAGTCCATCTTATTGAGCAGATTACGCGGCCAGTTGTGGGTGCGGTCGGCCACCTCCTCATGGACGAAACCGTTCAGCGGGTATCCGGCGTCAGCGTCCACCCACTCACACCCGAGTTGTTTGTCGTAGAGGGAAGTCACGCCGCCGCGCTCGGTATCAAATCTGAGGCGGTAGCGCTCCGTCTCCACCTCCGCTTCCTGGCTGGCCGCCGCTGTGTTCACATTCAGCACGCTTGTCTTGGGAACGGTTATGTAGCCGAAGGCGGGAACCTCGGTAGGCGGCAGCACCCAGCCCAGATTGCCGCCGTGATGCACCGCGTTGCGCCCCGTCCAGATGGACGTGGGCGGCGTGTAGTGACCCTGAAAATGTCGGCTGGCAGTGGTGTCGGTGGGGTCGCCACGCGGGGTCAGGGTGTTGGCCGGAACCTGTCCGCTGACGGTGCGCGGCCAGGGCAGCGGGTTGAAGACCAGCAACTCATCTGCGCCATGATCTGGGCCGTGCGCCACATACTGCGTGAAATCGGCCAGCGCATCACGCCCCAGCAGCAGACTCAGGCTGCGGGCGGTGTAGGCGAGGTTCAGCTTGTGGTTTTTCTGGGCCAGCGAATCGTCGGTGCCCGGTGTGCCCACCGCGCTATCGGCCCCCCAGGTGTGCTCGCCCCACAGGTTCAGGTTGCGCCACGCCTCGTCGCGGTAGAGACGGAAAGAATGCTCGGCCCATTGCGTTCGCAGTCCAGGCTGAGGCGCTGTGGGAAGGCCCTGCAAGGCAGCGTAGATGGCATCAGCATCGGTCAGGCGCACCCGGCTGGCCCGGTCTATTGCCGTCTCGCGGGCGGTGCTGATGCAGCCAAAGTTCCAGTAGTCGGTCCAGTCGCCGCGCCAGACCTCAAGTTGGTCGGCATGTTTCCTGACCGCCGCCCAGAACATCCTCGGCGTCGCCATCACGATTTTCGGCCCGCGCCCAGAGGCGTTCCACTGGCGGGCAAACGTCGCATACGCTGGGTAGACGCTGGCGTTGTCGCCGTAGAGGTGATCGCCCTGAATCATCACGAAAGGCAGCGGGTACTTGACGCGCTCAAGCTGGGCCTGAAGGCGCGGAACCCAGGCCGCAAACGCCGTATCGTCCGCCTCGCCGATACCGAATTCGCGGGCGCGGGGATAGGCCCAGCCGTTGAAGGCGGGCAGGATGCGCCCGCTGGGAGCCTGCCACCGGAAGACGCCCGGGCGGGGCGGCGCTCCGCCGAAGTGGGTGTTGATCGCCATCGAGAAGCCCTCGATTCCGGCGTCCAGCAGCACGTCGGCCAGCGGCCAGTTCTGCCCGTTCACGTCGCACTGCATGGCGTGGCGGATGTCCAGCCCCATGTCGCGCAGCCGCGCCACCGCCCGCAGCGACTCGGCGTACTGGGCGCGGTCATAGAGCGGTGTCACGTTGGCGAACATCGCCGCGACTTCCAGATGGCCGCTTCTATCGGCGGCGACGAAGCGTTCAATGTCCCGCTTGGAGGCCGTTTCCAGCCACTTCAGGACGGGGGCGGTGGTTTCACACGTCCAGCGGAAATGGGTTTCAGCAGGGCCGTCCTGCATCCGCTCGATGGTGTTCAGGGCGTCGTCGATGAAGCGGGCCTGCAATTCCCAGAGGATCGGCTGATCGGCGGTGAAGCCCACGTCGGTGTGGCTGTGATGGACGAGATAAATGGTGTCCAGCTCAGGCATGGGCGTTCTCTCCAGTGAAATCGTCGAGGGTCAGCCCAGCGGCCCGCTGCGTGAACAGGGCCTGCCCGAACGCCGCGTGAGCGTGCGGCCCCCACTTCACCTGAACGTGCCGCAGTGTCACCTCCGAAGCCCCGTTCACCGTGACGCCGTGGGTGGGCGCGTCCACCAGACTGTGGGGAGGCCGGAAATCCTGCTGGCCGATGGGATGCTCACCTTTCCAGGTATCCACCTCCACCCGCACGTTGTCCAGCACCACGTCCTGCACGTCGCCCACGTCCTCAGCGTGAAGAATGACGCCGTTCTCGCCGCGCGCCAGAATGTCCCGGAAGTGCAGGTGGCGAATCTGGCCCACACCTACCGCCCGGTCCCGCGCCGTGCCGTCCACGTAGATCGGCTCGCCGCGCCCCCACCAGCGCTCGTCGTACATCCGCGTCTCGATGGTGATGTTGGAGAACAAGAGGTTCTCGACGCCGCCCGGATCAACGCACTGCACGCTCAGCCCCCGGTGCGAATCGCGGATCACGCTGTTACTGAAAATGATATTACGAACTGGACTCCAACACTCGCTGCCGATCTTGAAGGCGCTGCTGACGCTTTGCAGGGTGCAGTTGGTGACCACGATGTCCTCGCAATTTCCGTAGGCGGCGGTGCTGCGGCAGGTCTTGAGGCAGATGGCGTCGTCACCCGCCGTAATGTCGCAGTCGCTGATGCGGACCCGTTGGCAGCGGTCCAGATCGATGCCGTCGTTGTTGGGCAGCTTGAGGTCGTTGTGCAGCCGCAGATTGGTGATGGTCACGTCCTGGCACCCCGTCAGGCGCAGCGTCCAGTAGGCCCCGTCACGCAGGGTCAGGCCGCCCACGTCCAGCCGCTGGCAGCCGATCAGGTTCAGGGTGTAGGGCCGCGCCTGATACTGCTCCTCCCCTTCTGGGCCTCGCATCTCGTAGATGCCGCCCAGATCGGCCTGGACGAAGGCGCGTCCGTGGCCGTCGATGACGCCGCCGCCCGTGATGCTCAGGTCATGGGCTTCGAAGGCCGTCAGCCAGGCGCGGCGCGACAGTTCGGAATCGGTGTCGATCAGGCTGCCGCTGATCACGTCACTGAAATGTTCGGGCCGGTAATCGGCGTAGTTGGGGCTGGCGAGCAGCGTCGCGCCGCGCTCCACCCGGAATTCGGTCTGGCCGCGCAGTTGCAGCGAGCCGCTGAGGTAAGTATGGCCGGAGGGGAGCAGCACCGTGCCGCCGCCCGCCGCATGACAGGCGTCAATCGCGGTTTGAATGGCAGCGGCGTCGTTGATCTGACCGTCGCCGACTGCGCCGTAGGTTAAAACATCGTGGGTGGACATGGGGTCTCCAGATGGAAGGGAAGTTGAATTCTGGAGACAGAAGAGGGCAGGAACGGTCGTTCTCCTGCCCCGAATGTCTCAGGTGTGCTTAAGGCGTGCGCGGTTCCCCGGCAGGCACCAGTTTCACGGCCAGATCCTTGTCGAACGTTGGGGCGCTGAGGGTCACGCTGCCGCCCTTGACGGTCACTGCCACCGCGCTCAGCCAGACATTTTTCTGCGGCGCGTACCAGTAGGCGGTATAAGCTCCGTCGCCCAGACCACTGACCTTGACGGTGGATCCATAACGAATCGGCATGACGTACTGCCAGTCCGGCCCGCCCTTCCGCGCGATCAGCGCCCTGGTGTAGGCGGTATTGGCCTCGCCCGCGTCGTAGGCACTGGAGCGCAGCCAGATCAGGGCGCGGGTTTTGCTTTGCAGGGTCAGGGCTGCGGCGTTCAGGGTGTTGACACTGGCGTTCTGGCCCGTCATGGTCGCCAGATTCTCGCCCTTCAGGAAATCGGACAGCCCCTTGTACTGCGGCCACTGGTTCTCGGGATCAACGAAGGTGTCCCACCACCAGTACATTCCTGTGCTGGCGTAGCCGACGAAGGGCGCGGCCCAGATGGAGTTGTGAAAGTGAATCTTGTCACGGATCAATGGGGCTTCGGTACCGCCTGCCGAGTAGCCGACTTCGGCCAGCAGTACCGGCTTATTGGGCGCGGTGTCGGTGAAGGACGAGACGGCGCTCTTCCCCCATACCAGCGGATCGCGGGCACCGTAGTCGTGCTGCTGCGAGAAATCAACTTCGGGCATCGCCCACAAATCCGAGGTGCCGCCCGTGGAGTAGCTGCTGCTGATCAAATGGTTGTACGGGTCCCAGGTTTTGAGCGCCCCGGTCATGTCCACAATCCAGTCTTTCAGGTCGCTGCCGCCGATGGGCGTCCAGTTGACCTCGTTCCACCACTCCCAGGCAAACAGGTTGGGCTGAGCGGCGTAGCGGGCGGCGATGTAGCGCAGCTTGCGCTTGAACAGGTCACGCGCCTTCGGGTTGGTGGCAAACTCGTCCGGCGATTTCAGAAAACCGCCGTTGGCCACGTTGAAGGGGTTGTCCTTCCACTCGTCGTTGGTCGAACTGCTGAACTGGCCGTGGTTGATCAGCGTCAGCTCAAT
This portion of the Deinococcus rubellus genome encodes:
- a CDS encoding ABC transporter substrate-binding protein — encoded protein: MSRFLSAALTLSLLAAPATQTAAAQNAAGQSLKTVHIGLGYIPNVQFTPFYVANRLGYFKAEGLNVEYQHGNVSDLMPLLLQGKLDFVVGDPEDAVFTRVAGQPVKYIMALYQKVPVTVFSLASKNIRNAADLKGKTIGIPGPFGQTYFALGALLDSAGLKESDVKLASIGFTQLEAVRGGRVDAAVGYVNNEVVNLKAAGVPINTLDVTAAYPMVGVGLMTTEKNLSGDLAKKVVRASQRAMRLTINDPARAFKIGLNDFKSGGGSLAVLQASVPLMQSALTRVNGLGYSDPAAWSKAVAYLQKQGKVPASAKASDFYSNAAVSKTLK
- a CDS encoding DUF5060 domain-containing protein, whose amino-acid sequence is MKPKLLALGLSLSLFAAAQTNTAPTQLSLSAPENASSAFNPTEFSLSTDGSFANPYDPAQAELNVSFTSPAGKTVTVPAFWYQDFDRATLQPKGTAGWRVRFTPTLAGTWTASATFAKSSLKSAPLSFNVVASNAPGFVRIDKQNPRYFALDNGTNSFYFPIGLNIGWANQQPGENGSVLATYGRWLTQLSKNGGTIARVWMAPWSFAVEWNDTDLGDYSKRQLQAWLLDQVFEMAREKGVNIELTLINHGQFSSSTNDEWKDNPFNVANGGFLKSPDEFATNPKARDLFKRKLRYIAARYAAQPNLFAWEWWNEVNWTPIGGSDLKDWIVDMTGALKTWDPYNHLISSSYSTGGTSDLWAMPEVDFSQQHDYGARDPLVWGKSAVSSFTDTAPNKPVLLAEVGYSAGGTEAPLIRDKIHFHNSIWAAPFVGYASTGMYWWWDTFVDPENQWPQYKGLSDFLKGENLATMTGQNASVNTLNAAALTLQSKTRALIWLRSSAYDAGEANTAYTRALIARKGGPDWQYVMPIRYGSTVKVSGLGDGAYTAYWYAPQKNVWLSAVAVTVKGGSVTLSAPTFDKDLAVKLVPAGEPRTP
- a CDS encoding glycoside hydrolase family 5 protein; amino-acid sequence: MTYYGFNFQWMYHWEEGTHPKEPNGQALDFMARYGFNFVRIPTNYQFWTKDFDYQNPDEAVFEYLDRYLAACQSRGIHLSLNLHRAPGYCINGQELERDNLWTDAVAQDGFVFLWETFARRYKGVSADDLSFDLVNEPPDIGTRGLTRDIHAALITRTVEAIRAVDPTRPVVIDGLGGGNIAMPELAHLGVTQSGRAYQPYAVSHWGAPWWNGWNTPGAAPEYPGTVYEGRVWNRAALHDFYQPWREVQAAGAPVHIGEFGCYVYTPQHVALRWFKDLFSLFKEYGWGYALWEFEGVFGIVNHGRPGVVYEEIGGYQVDRALLDLMLASRAGE
- a CDS encoding MFS transporter; this translates as MRLLPSLTDLPRNARNSIRMEPLWGIFGVVVLYYAPLYMSGVGLSSTQIGLLGSFTLACSFGFQLLAAPITNRLGRRRTTLIWDLISWSLPMIVWAFAHSFAAFALAAFLSASGRIVAVSWSLLLIEDVEERQQARVFGIINLINAFAGLLTPLIGLVIASRGVVATLRVYYLLGAVGMTVMFVWRNALTQETQRGEAAMQEHRDLNPWQSLARTPQLVRTLGRRPGLKGVVAFYVLTVFAEQMNLFQILFFSGALGFGARAVSLVPVATAVTTILMYSLVLRRLSAVSAERTLVFTRVLGLLGAVALLLIPVGNLGALLLVVSLLAGATFLTQTYRDAVLFSHLPQQGTADLYSAVQTLTLLVSVPAAGLAGAIFSAQPRTLFVVIAGLNVALLLLALNLHWSRRTRVEVPLP
- a CDS encoding glycoside hydrolase family 28 protein → MSTHDVLTYGAVGDGQINDAAAIQTAIDACHAAGGGTVLLPSGHTYLSGSLQLRGQTEFRVERGATLLASPNYADYRPEHFSDVISGSLIDTDSELSRRAWLTAFEAHDLSITGGGVIDGHGRAFVQADLGGIYEMRGPEGEEQYQARPYTLNLIGCQRLDVGGLTLRDGAYWTLRLTGCQDVTITNLRLHNDLKLPNNDGIDLDRCQRVRISDCDITAGDDAICLKTCRSTAAYGNCEDIVVTNCTLQSVSSAFKIGSECWSPVRNIIFSNSVIRDSHRGLSVQCVDPGGVENLLFSNITIETRMYDERWWGRGEPIYVDGTARDRAVGVGQIRHLHFRDILARGENGVILHAEDVGDVQDVVLDNVRVEVDTWKGEHPIGQQDFRPPHSLVDAPTHGVTVNGASEVTLRHVQVKWGPHAHAAFGQALFTQRAAGLTLDDFTGENAHA
- a CDS encoding RIO1 family regulatory kinase/ATPase domain-containing protein, with the protein product MKDQTPDRQYGEDADQGLKISRKRRKPQGKRKLATLSVGTDTKDPVLTQLEELGLIGDVLAEIKSGKEATVYLAEGDPDLGVPGLIALKIYRDVAARSFKNTGEYGTGLARSSDAVAKAIAKRGSKGAAALQDLWVASEYLVLWQLWQAGLNVPEPLVGPDPFDYVQTSPAVLMRFVGDEDAPAPRLSDIRLTPEDARIAWQQALEGMARLLKLGLVHGDYSTYNLLWWEGSVMMIDFPQVSDQTNPNFQSLLKRDAGSLALSFKRLGIREDAESTLREVQRLARILEDKPRLTLP
- a CDS encoding glycoside hydrolase family 38 N-terminal domain-containing protein translates to MPELDTIYLVHHSHTDVGFTADQPILWELQARFIDDALNTIERMQDGPAETHFRWTCETTAPVLKWLETASKRDIERFVAADRSGHLEVAAMFANVTPLYDRAQYAESLRAVARLRDMGLDIRHAMQCDVNGQNWPLADVLLDAGIEGFSMAINTHFGGAPPRPGVFRWQAPSGRILPAFNGWAYPRAREFGIGEADDTAFAAWVPRLQAQLERVKYPLPFVMIQGDHLYGDNASVYPAYATFARQWNASGRGPKIVMATPRMFWAAVRKHADQLEVWRGDWTDYWNFGCISTARETAIDRASRVRLTDADAIYAALQGLPTAPQPGLRTQWAEHSFRLYRDEAWRNLNLWGEHTWGADSAVGTPGTDDSLAQKNHKLNLAYTARSLSLLLGRDALADFTQYVAHGPDHGADELLVFNPLPWPRTVSGQVPANTLTPRGDPTDTTASRHFQGHYTPPTSIWTGRNAVHHGGNLGWVLPPTEVPAFGYITVPKTSVLNVNTAAASQEAEVETERYRLRFDTERGGVTSLYDKQLGCEWVDADAGYPLNGFVHEEVADRTHNWPRNLLNKMDWTPIAEDVSGWQSGWKANRTAPTRVTSHLVYRTLLGVAVEQLLEHPQVGQLAQRVFLPMHADWIECEAEWEMNQDSHPQATYLLFPFSLSGADIRLNIAGQPIVPGRDQLPGVCRDYFTVQGWADFNNGECGVTIALPENPMVQLGDFHFGQAQSEFVLERPMFLGWITNNYWETNFQPVQPGLVTARYRIQPYAGPFDEARAHRFGLDTEHAAPLTQHFGEPGVTPPHLPVSGTLLRLPDVPVLTMQLKSGVGGVLLSLLNASDEGQTVHVGSALLKIGRAWRCDLFGSKEEELPMSDGAVALKLSPRRAVTLHLELALSIQENRS
- a CDS encoding glycoside hydrolase family 43 protein codes for the protein MNLPANPIVPGFYADPEARFYEGKYWIYATRSATDYTQQLNIDAFSSADLVHWDKHEGVIQMADFPWIWRAVWAPTIIEKGGRYFLVFASNDILNDEQVGGLEIAVSDSPAGPFRGLLGQPMIDRFIGGAQPIDAHLFKDDDGTVYLYYGGWKHCNVAVMNDEMTGIVPGSLRGVTPHGYCEAPCMIKKDGQYFLMWSQGDWVDGTYSVAYGVSGSPYGPFEARGVVLKSQPPVAEGPGHHGYLHLPEMDEWLIVYHRRVIGNTDPGARVLCIDKLEFGQGTIKPVVMT